A portion of the Chloroflexota bacterium genome contains these proteins:
- a CDS encoding glycosyltransferase family 2 protein → MQISVFIPARNEAGNIASLFEKIARAFADLNVAGEIILVDDGSTDATWDEANICAARYPFARLFRHRKSLGLTEAMRTGFRQCRGEVVIFLPADLESDPSEDIPKLFAKINEGYDVVAGWRQGRRDGKVFASAIANVVSRRLFGLTVHDMNWIKAFRREVVESIHLRSDWHRYILILAAAQGFTIGEVPVNYYPRTRGKSHYGLGRLPVSFLDVLVVRFLLTFSRKPMLFFGGIGLGIVGVSLATFIALVVIYLADLGQRRPIFDFAGVLLLVGVLFFVVGFLAELIVNQNERVEELEARLRDFAESQKTEHPK, encoded by the coding sequence ATGCAAATTTCCGTCTTTATTCCGGCGCGCAACGAAGCCGGTAACATCGCGTCGTTGTTCGAAAAGATCGCGCGCGCGTTTGCCGATTTGAACGTCGCTGGTGAAATCATCCTCGTGGACGACGGCTCGACCGACGCGACCTGGGACGAAGCGAATATCTGTGCGGCGCGTTATCCGTTCGCGCGTTTGTTTCGTCACCGCAAGTCGCTTGGCTTGACCGAGGCGATGCGGACCGGCTTTCGCCAGTGTCGCGGCGAGGTCGTGATTTTTCTCCCCGCCGATCTCGAATCCGATCCGAGCGAAGACATTCCCAAGTTGTTTGCGAAAATCAACGAAGGGTACGATGTCGTCGCCGGTTGGCGGCAAGGACGACGCGATGGCAAAGTGTTCGCGTCGGCGATTGCGAATGTCGTCTCGCGACGATTGTTCGGCTTGACCGTGCACGATATGAACTGGATCAAGGCGTTTCGTCGCGAGGTCGTCGAAAGCATTCACCTGCGCTCGGACTGGCATCGCTACATTTTGATTCTCGCCGCCGCGCAAGGATTTACGATTGGCGAAGTGCCGGTCAATTATTATCCGCGCACGCGCGGCAAATCGCATTACGGCTTGGGACGATTGCCCGTGTCGTTTCTCGATGTGCTCGTCGTCCGATTTCTGCTAACGTTTTCGCGCAAGCCGATGCTCTTTTTCGGCGGCATCGGTCTCGGCATTGTGGGCGTGTCGCTTGCGACGTTTATCGCGTTGGTCGTAATCTATCTCGCCGACCTGGGTCAGCGTCGTCCGATTTTCGATTTTGCCGGCGTGTTGCTTCTCGTCGGCGTGCTCTTTTTCGTCGTCGGCTTTCTCGCCGAGTTGATCGTAAATCAGAACGAGCGCGTCGAAGAACTCGAAGCGCGCTTGCGCGATTTTGCCGAGTCGCAAAAAACAGAGCATCCAAAATAG
- a CDS encoding glycosyltransferase, with amino-acid sequence MRVLFLAHVFPRTLDDSMGAFLLQLADALAARDIAVEVIAPHAPNLADEEMLGATRVRRFRYAPARWERLAYAGTMHEFVARGIVNKILFALFTLAFFVKTLAVVRAARPNILHAHWWLPGGLVGAFASLVTRAPLVVTTHGTDVEMLRRTRWARPLARFAFRRARVITCGSTYLREQLLELGVADAETIQVIPMPVRSGFQVANYELRITNLVLTVARLTKQKSIDTLIEAMAFAPNAHLKIIGDGPERAALEKQVDELGLRERIEFLGALPPAELPRHYATCAVFALPSIREGMGIVFAEALLCGAPIIAANSGGVTDIVRDGETGVLVPERDARALANAIEKLLNDRVLAQQLASNGAAWVRERFTRTRVAEQFEQIYQAGINGTR; translated from the coding sequence ATGCGCGTACTCTTCCTCGCTCACGTCTTTCCGCGCACCCTCGATGATTCGATGGGCGCGTTTCTTTTGCAACTCGCCGACGCGCTCGCCGCGCGTGACATCGCGGTCGAGGTGATCGCGCCGCACGCGCCCAACCTTGCAGACGAGGAGATGTTGGGTGCGACGCGTGTGCGTCGTTTTCGCTACGCGCCCGCGCGCTGGGAACGGCTTGCCTACGCTGGGACGATGCACGAGTTTGTCGCGCGCGGCATCGTCAACAAAATTCTGTTTGCGTTGTTCACGCTCGCGTTTTTCGTAAAGACGCTCGCCGTGGTTCGAGCGGCTCGCCCGAACATTCTCCACGCGCACTGGTGGTTGCCGGGCGGATTAGTCGGCGCGTTCGCGTCGCTCGTCACGCGCGCACCGCTCGTCGTCACCACGCACGGCACCGATGTCGAGATGCTGCGCCGCACGCGTTGGGCGCGCCCGCTCGCGCGTTTTGCATTCCGACGCGCGCGCGTGATCACGTGCGGGTCAACGTACTTGCGCGAGCAATTGTTGGAACTTGGCGTTGCAGACGCGGAAACGATCCAAGTCATTCCAATGCCGGTACGCTCAGGATTTCAAGTTGCGAATTACGAATTACGAATTACGAATTTAGTCTTGACCGTTGCGCGCTTGACCAAGCAAAAAAGCATTGATACGTTGATCGAAGCAATGGCATTTGCGCCGAACGCGCATTTGAAAATCATCGGCGATGGACCCGAACGCGCGGCGCTCGAAAAGCAAGTGGACGAACTGGGTTTGCGCGAGCGTATTGAGTTTCTCGGCGCGTTGCCGCCCGCCGAATTGCCCCGGCATTACGCGACGTGCGCCGTGTTCGCGCTCCCCTCGATTCGTGAAGGAATGGGCATCGTGTTCGCGGAGGCGTTGCTGTGCGGCGCGCCGATCATCGCCGCGAATTCCGGCGGCGTCACCGACATTGTGCGCGACGGCGAAACCGGCGTGCTCGTGCCCGAACGCGACGCGCGCGCGTTGGCGAACGCCATCGAAAAACTTTTGAACGACCGCGTGTTGGCGCAACAACTCGCGTCAAACGGTGCGGCGTGGGTGCGCGAGCGGTTCACTCGCACACGCGTCGCCGAGCAGTTTGAGCAAATTTATCAGGCAGGCATAAATGGAACTAGATAA
- a CDS encoding flippase-like domain-containing protein, which produces MELDKSKIENPKSKIGNLPWRRIAGYILAIAVLFFLGRILVQTWGDVTASGFEFKFDLPRLALSLVLLVVARGFAVEAWRRILIALGNRLTFGFGARVWFLSNLTRYIPGNVWQVATMMVMVQEKGVSKTNAFLSQVVYTALALSIAGLLGLMFFLIRPELLQGMLDPTIAAYAPAIAAILFTLLMMFFALPPVNRILIAITARVTRREIDAPVPTFSRGLVPPIFSLLMWLTNGIAFYLFTDSITPVSPTDLLAFISMNAGAYWIGYASFFTPSGLGFREGALAWMLSHFFPAPVAVVLSLVTRLWTTLGELFGVSLIWFGAAIQKSHD; this is translated from the coding sequence ATGGAACTAGATAAATCCAAAATTGAAAATCCAAAATCAAAAATCGGAAATCTTCCCTGGCGTCGCATCGCCGGCTATATCCTCGCTATCGCCGTGCTCTTTTTCCTGGGTCGCATTCTCGTGCAGACCTGGGGCGATGTGACTGCGTCGGGCTTTGAGTTCAAGTTCGATTTGCCGCGCCTCGCGCTCTCGCTCGTCTTGCTCGTCGTCGCGCGCGGATTCGCGGTTGAAGCGTGGCGGCGCATTCTGATCGCGCTCGGCAATCGGCTGACGTTCGGCTTTGGCGCGCGCGTGTGGTTTCTCTCGAATCTCACGCGCTATATTCCCGGCAACGTGTGGCAAGTCGCAACGATGATGGTGATGGTGCAAGAAAAGGGCGTGAGCAAGACGAACGCGTTTCTCAGTCAGGTCGTGTACACCGCGCTTGCGCTTTCCATTGCTGGTTTGCTCGGCTTGATGTTTTTCTTGATTCGTCCCGAGCTTTTACAGGGCATGCTCGACCCAACCATCGCGGCGTACGCGCCGGCGATTGCGGCAATTCTGTTCACCTTGTTGATGATGTTCTTTGCATTGCCGCCGGTCAATCGCATTCTCATCGCGATCACTGCGCGCGTCACACGCCGCGAGATTGACGCGCCGGTGCCGACCTTTTCGCGCGGACTAGTCCCGCCGATTTTTTCGCTGTTGATGTGGCTGACCAACGGCATCGCGTTCTATCTGTTCACCGATTCGATCACGCCCGTGTCGCCGACCGATTTGCTCGCGTTTATTTCGATGAATGCGGGCGCGTATTGGATCGGCTATGCGTCCTTCTTTACGCCGAGCGGTCTGGGTTTTCGCGAGGGCGCGCTCGCGTGGATGCTCAGTCACTTTTTCCCCGCGCCGGTCGCGGTCGTGCTTTCGCTCGTCACGCGCTTGTGGACGACGCTCGGCGAATTGTTCGGCGTGTCGCTGATCTGGTTCGGCGCGGCAATTCAGAAATCGCATGACTGA
- a CDS encoding glycosyltransferase family 39 protein, with protein MTDRTLAAWLGLLLFGIYLLSFSGQLYSQDSMSMFSVTESFVKRGEFNTDQLWTLFKARDEIARDGESYAKYGYGMSLFAAPLYALALWLDLGLAQTTLLTSSIVIAMSGAHVFLSARRLKFTRGVSLIAALLYGLATPAWVYAKQFWSEPYSLFTLFAAFYFLQCFRDERRARDGFIAGAMLGVAVATRVTNAALIPVFAWYAFWDFYPHPNPLPTRERGRGIVAFAFALGIMLFSIAGYDWMRYGSPLATGYRADETFNTPFLLGAYGLLFSPGRGLFVYVPFLAALAFSCAVFFRRARRETNLFFAIFVFYVLIFSTWYYWWGGTNWGPRFLVPTIPFLVLMIAPAIELAQKQKWFAIIFSVLCLLSFCFQLFGISIPSLAYRQRMLRVLPNADWDTIFIPQFSPLVGYWNMLRPSTLDFAWVRVVDGIAQTDWLIVALTVAFIAFCALSLRAILAKQSPNWLRIASSRKALLAMTIAIAALALFSMYRYRDDPRLSAGEGYRALMQTLAREEHPRDVMILNDDARAPAFLNANRARLRWYGLSRDPKQFDDATRALLTRLSHQYARVWFAYDDITADLPDPTRDWLDANLRGVNERDLGEGVHLVLYATDKPYARMQRQSLSFAPLLPCSQTDFR; from the coding sequence ATGACTGATCGTACGCTTGCCGCGTGGCTGGGTTTGTTGTTGTTCGGAATTTATTTGCTGTCGTTCAGCGGACAGTTGTACTCGCAAGACAGCATGTCCATGTTTTCGGTCACCGAAAGTTTCGTCAAGCGCGGTGAGTTCAACACCGATCAACTCTGGACGCTCTTCAAAGCGCGCGATGAAATTGCGCGGGACGGTGAATCGTACGCCAAGTACGGGTACGGCATGTCGCTCTTCGCCGCGCCGCTGTACGCGCTCGCACTCTGGCTCGACCTGGGTCTTGCGCAGACCACTCTGCTCACGAGTAGCATCGTCATCGCGATGTCAGGCGCGCACGTGTTCCTGTCTGCGCGGCGATTGAAATTCACGCGCGGCGTTAGTCTCATCGCTGCGCTCTTGTACGGACTCGCGACGCCTGCCTGGGTCTACGCCAAACAATTTTGGAGCGAACCATACTCGCTCTTTACGCTCTTTGCCGCGTTCTATTTTCTTCAATGTTTTCGCGATGAAAGACGCGCGCGCGATGGATTCATCGCCGGCGCGATGCTAGGCGTCGCCGTCGCGACGCGCGTGACGAATGCCGCGTTGATCCCAGTGTTTGCGTGGTACGCGTTTTGGGATTTTTACCCTCACCCTAACCCTCTCCCTACAAGGGAGAGGGGACGCGGCATCGTCGCATTCGCATTCGCACTCGGCATCATGCTGTTCTCGATTGCGGGGTACGATTGGATGCGCTATGGCAGTCCGCTCGCGACCGGTTATCGCGCGGACGAAACGTTCAACACGCCGTTTCTGCTCGGCGCATACGGTCTGCTGTTCAGCCCAGGTCGCGGTCTATTTGTCTACGTTCCCTTCCTCGCCGCACTCGCGTTTTCTTGCGCGGTTTTCTTTCGCCGCGCGCGTCGCGAAACAAATTTGTTTTTCGCGATTTTCGTGTTCTATGTTTTGATTTTTTCGACTTGGTATTATTGGTGGGGCGGCACGAACTGGGGACCGCGCTTTCTCGTGCCGACGATTCCATTTCTCGTGCTCATGATTGCGCCCGCTATCGAACTGGCGCAGAAACAAAAATGGTTCGCGATTATTTTTTCTGTCCTGTGCCTTTTATCTTTTTGCTTTCAACTTTTCGGCATCAGTATTCCCTCGCTCGCGTATCGCCAACGCATGTTGCGCGTCTTGCCGAACGCCGACTGGGACACGATTTTCATTCCGCAATTCTCGCCGCTCGTCGGCTACTGGAATATGCTTCGTCCCAGCACGCTTGATTTCGCGTGGGTGCGCGTCGTAGATGGCATCGCGCAAACAGATTGGCTCATCGTCGCGTTGACCGTCGCGTTCATTGCATTCTGCGCGTTGTCATTGCGAGCGATTTTAGCGAAGCAATCTCCAAACTGGTTGAGGATTGCTTCGTCGCGAAAAGCGCTCCTCGCAATGACAATCGCCATTGCCGCGCTCGCGCTATTCTCAATGTACCGTTATCGAGATGATCCGCGTCTCAGCGCGGGCGAAGGGTATCGTGCGCTGATGCAAACGCTCGCGCGCGAAGAGCACCCGCGCGATGTGATGATTCTGAACGACGATGCGCGCGCCCCGGCATTTTTGAACGCGAACCGCGCGCGCCTGCGTTGGTACGGCTTGAGCCGCGATCCGAAACAATTCGACGACGCGACGCGCGCGTTGCTCACGCGTTTGTCGCATCAGTACGCGCGCGTGTGGTTCGCGTACGACGACATCACCGCCGACCTGCCCGACCCGACACGCGACTGGCTCGACGCGAATTTGCGCGGCGTGAACGAACGCGATTTGGGCGAGGGCGTGCATCTTGTACTGTACGCGACTGACAAACCATATGCCAGGATGCAGAGGCAATCGCTCTCCTTTGCTCCTCTGCTCCCCTGCTCCCAAACAGATTTTCGATGA